DNA sequence from the Caulobacter segnis genome:
TCGCGTTCACCGCGCCGCAAATTGCTCAGGCGCAAGACCAAACCATTGCCTCCAACTTCAAGCGCGACAAGAACGTCTCCGTTCGTCAGCGCCCGCGCCCGGACTATGAGGCGACCGGTCAAAAGACCGGCGGCTTTACGGTCTATCCGCGCGTGACCGTGGATGTCGAGCATAACGACAACATCTACGCCGTCGCGACGGGCAAGACCGACGACACCATCTGGCGCGTGAAGCCGGAAGTGGCGATCCGTTCGGACTGGTCGCGTCACGCGCTGGGCTTCTTCGCCGGCGCCAACGTGATCCGCTATACCGACAACGACACCGAGAACGCCGAGGAATACACCCTGGCGGGCAACGGCCGGATCGACATCGACCGCGGCTCCAACGTCGCCCTCTCGGCCCAGGCTCAGAAGCTGATCGAACCGCGCACCTCGCCGACCGCTCCCACGGCTTCGGGCGAGCCGGTCGAATACGATCTGAACCAAGGTTCGATCGTGCTGACCAAGGAGTTCAATCGCCTGCGCGTCACCGGTCGCGTGGACGACAAGGACTTCAACTATAAAGACGTTCGCAACATCGCCGGCACCGGCGTCGTTGATCAGGACTTCCGCGACCGCAACGAAATCTACTACGGCGCCAAGGCCGAGTACGCGGTCAGCCCGGACACGGCGGTCTATCTGTCGGCCCTGGGCAACAAGAAGGACTACGACACGAACATCGTCGCTTCCGACCGCTCGTCGGACGGCTATGTCGTCGGCGTTGGCGCCAACTTCGACGTCTCCGAGCTCGTGCGCGGTGACGTCCAAGTGGGCTACATGAAGCAGTCCTACGACAACCCGGCCTTCTCGAAGATCGATGGCTTCAACGCGGCTGGCCGCGTTGAGTGGTTCCCGACCCAACTGACGACCATTGCTCTGAATGGCTCGCGCACCATCGAGGAATCGACGGCCTTGGGTTCGCAAGGCTATATCTCGAACAACATCGGCGCCTCGATCGATCACGAACTCCTGCGGAACGTCCTGGTTTCGGCCGCCTATACCCACGGCAAGGACAACTACAAGGGCGTCGATCGCGACGACAAGCGCGACAACTTCTCGGCGACAGCGACCTATCTGCTGAACCGCCGCGTCGGTCTGTTCCTGACCTATAATTACCTGAAGCAAGACTCGAGCGGCGCGCAGAGCGGCGCCTCGTTCAAGGACAACAAGGTGATCGCCTCGGTCGCCCTGCAGTTCTAAGCCACGCTTCTTAGAACGTCCACAAAACGGCAAGGTTTGCCGATTACTGAGAGTAGTTATGGACGGCTCCGGTTTTGAAACTTCGAACGCTCCGGTGAATGACACCGGAGCGTTGTCTTTTGACCTGAACATCGTGATCGCGACGTTCAGGCGACGCTTCCGGCTCTTCGCGGCCGTGGCGGTGGTGGTGTTCGCGGCGGTGGTGCTGTTCACCCTGCAACAGACGCCCAAATATACGGCGACGGCCCAGGTCATGCTGGACGTGCGCAAGGAACAGGTCACCGACATGAACGCGGTGCTCTCGGGGCTGCCGGCGGATTCGTCCGTCGTCGACACCGAGGTCGAGGTGCTGAAGTCGCGTTCTCTGGCTAGCCGGGTCGTCAAGGACCTGAAACTCGAGCAGGACCCGTATTTCAATCCTTACCTGCCGGACGCCAAGGGCGCGACGGCTTGGCTGTCTTCGCTGAAGAAGGCCGCGGCGCCGACCGCGACCACGGATCCCCTGGAGCTGCAGCGCCAGCGTGAGCGGATCGTCGACAACGTGCTGGACGGCCTGAAGGTTCGTCGCGCGGGTCTGACCTATCTGATCTCGATCGAATACACGCATGTCGATCCTAAGCGAGCCGCCGATCTGGCCAACGCCTTCGCCAACCTCTACCTGACCGAACAGCTCGAGGCGAAGTTCGACGCGACGGCGAAGGCCAACGAGTGGCTGGACACCCGGGTCGCCGAACTGCGCGACCAGGTCCAGCAGGCCGACGCCGCGGTCCAGCAATACAAGATCGCCAACAACCTGCTCAGCGCCGAGGGGGCGACCCTGACCGAGCAGGAAATCTCCGGCTTGAACCAGCAGCTGGCCCTGAGCCGCGCCTCGCAGGCCGAGACGGACGCCCGTCTCTCGATCGCGCGGCAGCAACTGGCGCGCGGCAGCACCGGTGAAGATGTCGGTGAGTCGCTGAACTCGCCGGTCGTGCAGCAGCTGCGCAGCCAGCGCGCCGCCAAGAGCGCTCAGGTCGCCGACCTGGCTGGTCGTTACGGTGATCGCCACCCCGACCTGCTGAAGGCGCGTCGCGAACTGGCCGACATCGACGGTCAGATCCAGGCGGAAATCCGACGCATCATCTCGAGCCTGGAAGCCCAGGCTCAGGTGGCTCGCCAGCGCACCGGTTCGGTGGCGGCCAGCGTCTCGCAATCGAAGGGCACGCTCGCTGGCAACAACCGGGCCGCCATCGGCCTGGCCGAGCTGGAGCGCAAGTCCCAGTCGGTCAAGACGTTGTACGAGACCCTGCTGGCCCGCTTCAAGCAGACCACCACCCAGGACGGCATCGAACAGGCCGACGCCCGCGTGGTGTCGCCCGCCAAGATTCCGACGGGGCCCAGCTATCCCAAGCCTTCGCTGAACTTCGCCCTGGGCCTAGTGCTCGCCCTGGGCGCGGGCGTCGCCGCGGTGGTGCTGGCCGAAATCCTGATGGCCGGCCTGTTCACCGAGGACGAGGTCGAGCGTCGCCTGGGCCTGCCCTATCTGGGCGCGGTGCCGAGCCTCGGCACCACGGTCGACGACGCCAAGACCCTGAAGGGCCTGACGCCGCCGGACTATCTGTTGGCCAAGCCGCTTTCCAGCTTCGCCGAAAGCCTGCGCAAGCTGCGTGCGTCGATCCTGTTCTCCAAGGTCGGCGAGACGGTGAAGGTCATCGCGGTCACCTCGTCCCTGCCGGGCGAAGGCAAGACCACGACCACCTTCTCGCTGGCGCGCACCCTGGCCAGCTCGGGCGCCAAGGTCGTGGTCGTCGACTGCGACCTGCGCCAGAGCGCCATCAGCCAGTTCCTGAAGGAGCCGGCTCCGGTCGGCCTGCTGGAGGTGCTGAACGGCGTGGCCACCCTGGACCAGGCGCTGATCGACGACGAGAGCGGCGCTCAGATCCTGCCGCTGGCCAAGTCGGCCTATACGCCGCGTGACGTGCTCGGCTCGCCGGCCATGCATCGCCTGCTGCAGGAGCTGCGCAACCGCTACGAAATCGTTCTTCTGGACACGGCGCCGCTGCTGGCGATCGCCGACACCCGCATCCTGGCGCCGCACGCCGACGCCGTGGTCATGCTGGTGCGTTGGAAGAAGACGCCGGTGAAGGCGGTGCAGTCGGCCCTGGCCCTGCTGCAAGGCACGCGGGCGTTCATCGCCGGCGTCGCCCTGACCCAGATGGACCTCAAGGCCCAGTCCCGCTACGGCTACGGCGACTCCTACTATTACTACGCCAACTATCGAAAGTACTATGCGGACTAGGACGCGATCGGGCGGGGGCGCGCCGTCGCCCGGAGCTTCCAAGAGTCGAAAACTGCAAGTTTCCGAGAGCGTCGCGATCGGCGCTCTCGTTAGCTTGATCCTGGCCGAGATTATCGCGTTCGGCTCTAGCGATGTGGCCGTGGCCGCGGTGTTTGGCGTCCTCCAGGCCGCGTTCCTGCTGGGCCTGCTGCTTTCCTGCGGATGGGCGCGCAAGGTCTCCAGCGGGCTGACCTCTGTCTGGCCCGGCCTGATGTTCGTGGCCCTGCTGGTCGCCGTCGCCTGGGGCCTGACGCCGTTTGGCCCCGGCGGGGCGCATCCCGTCTGGCGCTATCTGGGCCCGGAAGGCGGGTCGATCACGGTCGATCGCTCATCCCTCGTCATAAACATTCTGCGTCTACTGGGCCTGGCCTGCCTGTTCGTGGCCAGCCAGATCATCGGCGCGTCCGAGACGCGGCGCAGGGCGCTCATCTGGTATTTGCTGCTGGCGCTGGGCGCGTTCGCCGCCCTGGCGATCATGAACCATGTCGGTGTCCGCGCCAGGTCGCGCCTGACGGCCACGCTGCTCAGTCCCAATAGCGCCGCCACGCTGATGGGCGTCGGCGTCATCTTCGCGGTGGCCTTCTTCTCCCAGGCCATCCAGCGCGCCGGCGGCTCGCTTCGGCTCGACAAGCTGGGCCTGGACGCCAGCCTGAGCCTGGGTGTGGCGGCCGTGTTCGGCGTGGCCCTGGCCTTGACGGCTTCGAGGGGCGGCACGTTCGCGACCGTCGTCGGTCTGGCGGTCCTGCTGACGTGGCAAGTCATCGCCCAAGGGCGGAAGGTCCGCGCGGTGGCGATCATCGGCGGCGCCGCGGCGCTGCTGGTCGTGGTCGGCTTGGCCATGCGCAGCGCCGACCTGACGGCCGCGCGCCTGGAGAACCTGGAAGGCGACGCCGCCGCGCGTCAGGCGATCTTCGCCGCTCACTGGGAGGCGTTCAAGTCTTCGCCCTGGTTCGGCTTTGGCCTGGGCTCGTTCCCCGTGGTCAACCAACTGGTCGAGACCACCGAAAATCTCAGCGTGATGTACGACGTCCGCGCCACCCACAACCTCTATCTTCAATGGCTGGAGGAAGGTGGGGTCGTCGGCAGCCTGTTCATGCTGGCCTGGCTGCTGGTCGCGCTGTGGCGCGCGGGCGGCGAGGCGATCAAGCCGGGCATGGCCGGAACGCTGGCGCGGGCGACCCTCGCCGCGACCCTGGTCGTGCTGCTGCATGGCCTTTCCGACTTCGCCGTCCAGGTTCCGGCCCTGCAGGCCCTGTTCGCGGTCGGCCTGGGCGCCGTGACGGCGTCCGCGCCCGCGCCGCGCCGTCGCAATACTCAAGTCGTCACGCCTCGGGGGCCGATCGCCTTCGCGGGCGTGGTGATGGTCGCCTCGCTGCTGGTGGCGATCCCGCTGGCCGCCTCCCGCTTTGGCGGCGACCTTTCGGCCATGCCCACAGCCCCTGCGGAGGTCTTGGCGACCAGCATCGAGGCGGGTCTCGCGCGAAATGCGCCCGACGCGAAGGCCAAGGCCCGTCTGGAAGCCTTGAGCCGTCGTGAGGTGGCGATGCGGCCCGGATCCGGCGCCGCCTGGCTGCGTAAGTCGGCGTTGGATTTCCGGCGCGGAGACGTCGCGGCGGCCAATGCGGCGCTGGAGCATTCCTTGGCCGTGGCGCCGCTGCAGACCAGCCTGTTCGTCAGCAGGACGCGCCTGGCCTATGAGAACTGGCCGTTGCTGAGCCCGGCCGCGCGGCAGCAGGTCATGTATCAGGCGCGGGTCGAATATGGCCGGTCTAACGGCGAACGCCGCCTGAAGGACCTGGCCAACAGTATCCAGAATCCGTCCGGCCGTATCGGCCTGGCCTTCCTGATCGTCGCCGAACGCGCCGCCAAGGCCGAAGCCAAGCTGCCTTAGTCAGTAGGCGTTCTCGGCGACCAACAGGCTGGGGATGGTCAGGAGGACGATCTTGGCGTCCTTCAGGATCGACCAAGTCTGGATATAGTCGATATCCGCCTCGACCCGCCGGCGCATGGCCTCGACCGTGTCCGTGCCGCCGCGCAGGCCCTTGACCTGGGCCCAGCCCGTCAGACCCGGTCGCGCCTGGTAGCGGGCGTAATATTCCGGGATCCGCATGCCGTAATAATCGTCGTGGGCGGCGGCGTGCGGGCGCGGCCCGACCAGGGACATGTCGCCCCGCAGGACGTTCAGCAGCTGCGGCAGTTCGTCGATGCTGGTGGCCCGCAGGATCCGACCGGTCCGGGTGACGCGGTTGTCGCGACGCTGTGCCTGAACGAGCTCGGGCCCGTCCTCGCGGCAGTGCATGGTGCGCAGTTTCAGGATCTGGAAACGCGCGCCGCCCAGGCCGCCACGCGTCTGGCGGAAGAGAGCGGGCCCGGGCGATTCCAGCTTGATTAGCAAGGCGGCCAGCAGGAGCAGGGGCGCGAACAACATAAGCAGCAGGGCGGAGGCGGCGATGTCGAGCGCACGTTTACGCAAGTCCACCGCGACACGCGGGAGCGGCCCGCTCAATCCTGGCGCGAGAAATTCGCTATACGATCCCCCGTCCACCAGATGACCCTCTAACTTCCTCGCCCTATCTCGGACTGTTTTCCAGTTCCGACGTTCACACGCTAGCGCAATTGACTCACAGCGTCGCGGGGAAAAATCCACAACTCGTCGTGCGTATGCTTAACGCGCAATAGACTCTGTTTATTCAGACGTCCTTATTCGTGGTGGAGCTACATCGGTCAGCATCAGGAGTGCTGATCGATGATCGACGCCAAAATGTCATTCGCCCAAGTTGACGCCGCCCAAGTGGACGTGTCGGGGGCCGCGCGCGGCAAGCGCTTGCCGCCGCTGGTGGGGCTGGGTCTTGGCGCCATGGTCTCCCTGGGCCTTTGGGTCGGTCTGGCCCTGACGGTCTCGCACCTGCTCTAGATCGCGCTCTGGACGGCCGGACGGTTCGCCCGCCGGCCGTCTCGAAACGACAGCTTTTCGCGCCCGCTCCGGTTCTCCGGGGCGGGCGCGAACGCATTCCGGACGACCCTCTTCCGGTGGATCGGGCTCGAGGCGGGGCCAAGAAAAAGCCCCGGGCCGGAGGCGCGGGGCTTACTTCGTCAACCGTGTCGGTCGATCAGACGGCGGTGGTCCACAGGGCGGTGCCCGGAACCTGACGCTGGACCCAGTGGTAGTTCAGGTCTTCCCAGGGCGTGGCCCACGGGGTCAGGTTGTCCAGAACCACGTCGCCGCTCTTCAGCGAGATCATCAGCACGGCGTGGCCTTCGCCGCGAGCGGTGACGGCGACGGCCAGCGACAGGGCGCTTTCCGGAACGCCGGCGGCGATCAGGCGGCGGCGCTTTTCAAGGGCGTAGTCCTCGCAGTCGCCGTACAGCTTGCCGTCGATCAGGCGCGGCAGCGACCAGTATTCCGGCATGCCGTAGATATCCAGGTCGCTGGCCTTCTTGACCTCGCGATTGACCGACTGGTTGATCTGGTTCAGCAGCTTCAGCTGGTCGCGCTCGCCGCGCGCCCCCCAGGCCGAGACGGCCGGTTCGGTGACGGCGGCGACGATGGTGGCGGCGACCGGAACCGCCGCGGACAGGGCCTCGCGGGGCTGGCCAGCGTCTTCGACGGCGACGGCCGACGAGGCCTCGACGGGGGTCGGCCGGGCGTCTTCGGCGGCGGTCTTCGGATCGACTTCACGGTGATATTGCGACGCGCCGCCGACCGACGAGGTCGGGACGAGGCTGACGTTGGGGCCGACGCCCAGCAGGGCCAGCTGGCTGTTCGGCAGGCCGCACGTCTCGGTGTCGCGACGGCACAGATCGGCGAAGCCCATCGGGGCGCTGACGCCCTCGCCGCGCGGCATGAACGGCATCGAGCCGGCCTGGGCGCTGGCGCCCGTCATCATCGCGACGGTGGCGGCAATTCCGATAACAGTGTTGCGCGTGTTGAACATGCTGACCCCGCTGTGTTCGTGGGGTCAGTATTCATTCGCGCTCCCAATTCGAGCTGAATTTAGATGGTTTAATTCAAATATAGGCCTGTAGTTATTTTGAAATTAACTACAATAATATCAAAATTTACTCAGTAAATTGGACGTGAATAATTGTCCTAAATTATAGATTAACGCGTCCAAGCCCCGTTGAACCGCGCC
Encoded proteins:
- a CDS encoding outer membrane beta-barrel protein, which translates into the protein MRILTCSAAMACIAFTAPQIAQAQDQTIASNFKRDKNVSVRQRPRPDYEATGQKTGGFTVYPRVTVDVEHNDNIYAVATGKTDDTIWRVKPEVAIRSDWSRHALGFFAGANVIRYTDNDTENAEEYTLAGNGRIDIDRGSNVALSAQAQKLIEPRTSPTAPTASGEPVEYDLNQGSIVLTKEFNRLRVTGRVDDKDFNYKDVRNIAGTGVVDQDFRDRNEIYYGAKAEYAVSPDTAVYLSALGNKKDYDTNIVASDRSSDGYVVGVGANFDVSELVRGDVQVGYMKQSYDNPAFSKIDGFNAAGRVEWFPTQLTTIALNGSRTIEESTALGSQGYISNNIGASIDHELLRNVLVSAAYTHGKDNYKGVDRDDKRDNFSATATYLLNRRVGLFLTYNYLKQDSSGAQSGASFKDNKVIASVALQF
- a CDS encoding GumC family protein, translating into MDGSGFETSNAPVNDTGALSFDLNIVIATFRRRFRLFAAVAVVVFAAVVLFTLQQTPKYTATAQVMLDVRKEQVTDMNAVLSGLPADSSVVDTEVEVLKSRSLASRVVKDLKLEQDPYFNPYLPDAKGATAWLSSLKKAAAPTATTDPLELQRQRERIVDNVLDGLKVRRAGLTYLISIEYTHVDPKRAADLANAFANLYLTEQLEAKFDATAKANEWLDTRVAELRDQVQQADAAVQQYKIANNLLSAEGATLTEQEISGLNQQLALSRASQAETDARLSIARQQLARGSTGEDVGESLNSPVVQQLRSQRAAKSAQVADLAGRYGDRHPDLLKARRELADIDGQIQAEIRRIISSLEAQAQVARQRTGSVAASVSQSKGTLAGNNRAAIGLAELERKSQSVKTLYETLLARFKQTTTQDGIEQADARVVSPAKIPTGPSYPKPSLNFALGLVLALGAGVAAVVLAEILMAGLFTEDEVERRLGLPYLGAVPSLGTTVDDAKTLKGLTPPDYLLAKPLSSFAESLRKLRASILFSKVGETVKVIAVTSSLPGEGKTTTTFSLARTLASSGAKVVVVDCDLRQSAISQFLKEPAPVGLLEVLNGVATLDQALIDDESGAQILPLAKSAYTPRDVLGSPAMHRLLQELRNRYEIVLLDTAPLLAIADTRILAPHADAVVMLVRWKKTPVKAVQSALALLQGTRAFIAGVALTQMDLKAQSRYGYGDSYYYYANYRKYYAD
- a CDS encoding O-antigen ligase family protein, which codes for MAAVFGVLQAAFLLGLLLSCGWARKVSSGLTSVWPGLMFVALLVAVAWGLTPFGPGGAHPVWRYLGPEGGSITVDRSSLVINILRLLGLACLFVASQIIGASETRRRALIWYLLLALGAFAALAIMNHVGVRARSRLTATLLSPNSAATLMGVGVIFAVAFFSQAIQRAGGSLRLDKLGLDASLSLGVAAVFGVALALTASRGGTFATVVGLAVLLTWQVIAQGRKVRAVAIIGGAAALLVVVGLAMRSADLTAARLENLEGDAAARQAIFAAHWEAFKSSPWFGFGLGSFPVVNQLVETTENLSVMYDVRATHNLYLQWLEEGGVVGSLFMLAWLLVALWRAGGEAIKPGMAGTLARATLAATLVVLLHGLSDFAVQVPALQALFAVGLGAVTASAPAPRRRNTQVVTPRGPIAFAGVVMVASLLVAIPLAASRFGGDLSAMPTAPAEVLATSIEAGLARNAPDAKAKARLEALSRREVAMRPGSGAAWLRKSALDFRRGDVAAANAALEHSLAVAPLQTSLFVSRTRLAYENWPLLSPAARQQVMYQARVEYGRSNGERRLKDLANSIQNPSGRIGLAFLIVAERAAKAEAKLP
- a CDS encoding sugar transferase, which encodes MDGGSYSEFLAPGLSGPLPRVAVDLRKRALDIAASALLLMLFAPLLLLAALLIKLESPGPALFRQTRGGLGGARFQILKLRTMHCREDGPELVQAQRRDNRVTRTGRILRATSIDELPQLLNVLRGDMSLVGPRPHAAAHDDYYGMRIPEYYARYQARPGLTGWAQVKGLRGGTDTVEAMRRRVEADIDYIQTWSILKDAKIVLLTIPSLLVAENAY
- a CDS encoding transglutaminase-like cysteine peptidase, which translates into the protein MFNTRNTVIGIAATVAMMTGASAQAGSMPFMPRGEGVSAPMGFADLCRRDTETCGLPNSQLALLGVGPNVSLVPTSSVGGASQYHREVDPKTAAEDARPTPVEASSAVAVEDAGQPREALSAAVPVAATIVAAVTEPAVSAWGARGERDQLKLLNQINQSVNREVKKASDLDIYGMPEYWSLPRLIDGKLYGDCEDYALEKRRRLIAAGVPESALSLAVAVTARGEGHAVLMISLKSGDVVLDNLTPWATPWEDLNYHWVQRQVPGTALWTTAV